A stretch of DNA from Tachysurus vachellii isolate PV-2020 chromosome 4, HZAU_Pvac_v1, whole genome shotgun sequence:
gtctcgtctgaccaAATTAACACTAGACTACATGAACACGTGTTAAAAGTAAATGCAGttgatttatgtttttgtttaaattcagcATGAACTGGATATTCTGACATTCATGAGGAAACAAATCTACATTTAAGaactttatataattaaaaaaaagacactttgtgcatctatttaaaataacaaacagtgtgtgcgtgtgtgtgtgcgcgtgtgtgtgtgtgtgtgtgtgtgcagaaaacaaacatgtaaaacaAACATTCTTGTGTTTTCCTTCAACTCTCCAGGTAGATTTCTGATCTCCATCACATCATACAAACCTCACACCctcatcctcacacactcctcacacatttctcacactcttcctcatcacacactccttcaccGTGTGTCAGGATGCAGCTCCTCTCTCTGGTGCTCctgctctcctctttctcctcactGACCCTGACGGAGGTTGTTAACTCTTTTAAACATTCCTGTCCTAACTTCTTCCTTCCGAACCCGGACAAACAAAATGACATCATCGTCCCCACTCTCTTCACTGGACATCAGTATAAGACGATTTGCCAGCGCTGGAAAAACAAATACAGGTTTGCCACCGTGTACGACACTGTGAGGAGGATCCCTGTTTTCTCGGCCTACACATTCTTAAAGGCAGGAACGACTAAACGCAGCGATGTGTGGAAAATTGAACCTCAGgtcagtcagtgtgtttaaatatttcattactgATTCATTAACAtgtgtaatgtgttttatttatcatgAAGAGTGTGTTGAGTGAACTGATTAAcatctttgt
This window harbors:
- the LOC132844064 gene encoding endonuclease domain-containing 1 protein-like; the protein is MQLLSLVLLLSSFSSLTLTEVVNSFKHSCPNFFLPNPDKQNDIIVPTLFTGHQYKTICQRWKNKYRFATVYDTVRRIPVFSAYTFLKAGTTKRSDVWKIEPQLENIERYRRLREMIDSPREAGNIVNQAVDSDYTGTEFTRGHVFPRQFAADQEQADSTFTLTNVAPQTKDSNQKWAEQVEEPMLKEIKKSL